A genomic segment from Aegilops tauschii subsp. strangulata cultivar AL8/78 chromosome 1, Aet v6.0, whole genome shotgun sequence encodes:
- the LOC109764236 gene encoding uncharacterized protein produces MSAMAATGAALRLRLLFRMLRVGELIALAALLSWSSSRAPSVAAAAMRVAGSLLFSPRFVFVLGNAIVLLLLALSRRERVEPSPASSSSSVVGAGVEQSQTPAVSFASFAVPATPTPMPTQASEAPAVALPAMAMAMATVPEEEEEVVKPVVSVTTRAVSKARAPRRTRSEKMGRRGELSRRSASPEPLPLMRRSESDNGRRRRSSVTARDVADVGVARGWAGTDDAEEFRRTVEAFIAKQTRFRREEESMAGTLVVVE; encoded by the coding sequence ATGTCCGCCATGGCCGCCACCGGAGCAGCGCTGCGGCTTCGCCTCCTGTTCCGGATGCTGCGGGTCGGGGAGCTCATCGCCCTCGCGGCGCTCCTCTCCTGGTCCTCCTCCCGCGCGCCGTCCGTGGCCGCCGCCGCGATGCGCGTCGCGGGCTCGCTCCTCTTCAGCCCGCGCTTCGTGTTCGTCCTCGGCAACGCCAtcgtgctcctcctcctcgcgctCTCCAGGCGCGAGCGTGTGGAGCCGtccccggcctcctcctcctcctctgtcgTCGGCGCTGGTGTGGAGCAGAGCCAGACCCCCGCGGTCAGCTTCGCTTCGTTCGCCGTACCAGCGACGCCGACGCCGATGCCGACGCAGGCAAGTGAAGCGCCAGCGGTGGCGCTGCCGGCCATGGCGATGGCGATGGCGACggtgccggaggaggaggaggaggtggtgaaGCCGGTGGTGTCGGTGACGACGCGCGCCGTGAGCAAGGCCCGCGCGCCGAGGCGGACCCGGTCGGAGAAGATGGGCCGGCGCGGCGAGCTTTCCAGGCGGTCGGCGTCGCCGGAGCCGCTGCCGCTGATGCGGCGCTCGGAGTCGGACAACGGGCGCAGGCGGCGGTCGTCGGTGACGGCGCGGGACGTGGCGGACGTGGGCGTGGCCCGCGGGTGGGCCGGCACGGACGACGCGGAGGAGTTCCGGCGCACCGTGGAGGCGTTCATCGCGAAGCAGACGCGGTTCCGGCGCGAGGAGGAGTCCATGGCCGGCACGCTCGTGGTGGTCGAATAA